A single window of Lathamus discolor isolate bLatDis1 chromosome 20, bLatDis1.hap1, whole genome shotgun sequence DNA harbors:
- the LOC136023887 gene encoding feather keratin Cos1-2-like: MSCCNPCVPCQPCGPTPLANSCNECCVRQCQSSTIAIQPSAVVVTLPGPILSSFPQNTVVGSSTSAAVGSILSAEGVPINSGGFDLSCITNRYRCRPC, encoded by the coding sequence ATGTCCTGCTGCAACCCGTGCgtgccctgccagccctgcggcCCGACCccgctggccaacagctgcaatGAGTGCTGTGTCAGGCAGTGCCAGAGCTCCACCATCGCCATCCAGCCCTCCGCcgtggtggtgaccctgcccggccccatcctcagctccttccctcaGAACACCGTTGTGGGCTCCTCCACCTCCGCTGCCgttggcagcatcctcagcGCCGAGGGAGTGCCCATCAACTCCGGGGGCTTCGACCTCTCCTGCATCACCAACCGCTACCGCTGCAGACCCTGCtaa
- the LOC136023976 gene encoding feather keratin Cos1-1/Cos1-3/Cos2-1-like, which produces MSCCNPCVPCQPCGPTPLANSCNECCVRQCQSSTVVIEPSPVVVTLPGPILSSFPQNTVVGSSTSAAVGSILSCEGVPINSGGFDLSCITNRYRCRPC; this is translated from the coding sequence ATGTCCTGCTGCAACCCGTGCgtgccctgccagccctgcggcCCGACCccgctggccaacagctgcaatGAGTGCTGTGTCAGGCAGTGCCAGAGCTCCACCGTCGTCATTGAGCCTTCCCCcgtggtggtgaccctgcccggccccatcctcagctccttccctcaGAACACCGTTGTGGGCTCCTCCACCTCCGCTGCCgttggcagcatcctcagctgCGAGGGAGTGCCCATCAACTCCGGGGGCTTCGACCTCTCCTGCATCACCAACCGCTACCGCTGCAGACCCTGCtaa
- the LOC136023872 gene encoding feather keratin Cos1-1/Cos1-3/Cos2-1-like: MSCCNPCVPCQPCGPTPLANSCNECCVRQCQSSTVVIEPSPVVVTLPGPILSSFPQNTVVGSSTSAAVGSILSAEGVPINSGGFDLSCITNRYRCRPC, translated from the coding sequence ATGTCCTGCTGCAACCCGTGCgtgccctgccagccctgcggcCCGACCccgctggccaacagctgcaatGAGTGCTGTGTCAGGCAGTGCCAGAGCTCCACCGTCGTCATTGAGCCTTCCCCcgtggtggtgaccctgcccggccccatcctcagctccttccctcaGAACACCGTTGTGGGCTCCTCCACCTCCGCTGCCgttggcagcatcctcagcGCCGAGGGAGTGCCCATCAACTCCGGGGGCTTCGACCTCTCCTGCATCACCAACCGCTACCGCTGCAGACCCTGCtaa
- the LOC136024084 gene encoding feather keratin Cos1-2-like produces MSCPEKCQTCEPCQPCRPCQPCGPTPLANSCNECCVRQCQDSIVAIQPSPVVVTLPGPILSSSPQNTVVGSSTSAAVGSILSAEGVPINSGGFDLSCITNRYRCRPC; encoded by the coding sequence ATGTCCTGCCCTGAGAAGTGCCAGACGTGCGAGCCGTGCCAGCCCTGCCggccctgccagccctgtggCCCGACCccgctggccaacagctgcaatgagtgctgtgtcaggcagtgccaggactCCATCGTCGCCATCCAGCCCTCCCCcgtggtggtgaccctgcccggccccatcctcagctcctcccCTCAGAACACCGTTGTGGGCTCCTCCACCTCCGCTGCCgttggcagcatcctcagcGCCGAGGGAGTGCCCATCAACTCCGGGGGCTTCGACCTCTCCTGCATCACCAACCGCTACCGCTGCAGACCCTGCTAA
- the LOC136024044 gene encoding feather keratin Cos1-1/Cos1-3/Cos2-1-like: MSSTSHVITCDVSVHQERAGQWLPVQCLPLCLRHCGVSIKASPTGHSLQLFCHQPLLGNQVKLQPRAMSCPEKCQTCEPCQPCRPCQPCGPTPLANSCNECCVRQCQSSTVVIEPSPVVVTLPGPILSSSPQNTVVGSSTSAAVGSILSAEGVPINSGGFDLSCITNRYRCRPC; the protein is encoded by the exons ATGAGCAGCACGTCCCATGTCATTACCTGCGATGTTTCCGTTCATCAGGAACGTGCAGGACAATGGCTGCCTGTGCAGTGCCTGCCTTTGTGCCTGAGGCACTGTggggtcagtataaaagccagCCCAACGGGTCACTCTCTCCAGCTCTTCTGCCACCAGCCTCTCCTTGGGAACCAG GTGAAGCTGCAGCCCCGAGCCATGTCCTGCCCTGAGAAGTGCCAGACGTGCgagccctgccagccctgccggccctgccagccctgcggcCCGACCccgctggccaacagctgcaatGAGTGCTGTGTCAGGCAGTGCCAGAGCTCCACCGTCGTCATTGAGCCTTCCCCcgtggtggtgaccctgcccggccccatcctcagctcctcccCTCAGAACACCGTTGTGGGCTCCTCCACCTCCGCTGCCgttggcagcatcctcagcGCCGAGGGAGTGCCCATCAACTCCGGGGGCTTCGACCTCTCCTGCATCACCAACCGCTACCGCTGCAGACCCTGCTAA